TCTGCAAAGCGCGTCGTTGAAACAGGAAGCCCTACCCTCAAGGAGCGCACCGCGTCAGCGGTGAGCGAGTAGGGTAGGGTAGTTCACTTCCCTCACGCGACGCTCGTTCGTCAAAGGATTGACCGCCAGCGCGGCTGCTGTGACGGTTCCGACAGCCGCGTTCTCGGGCTCAGCCACTGCTGGCGGTAGCGAGTCAGTTGCACTCCAGTATTTCGATTATGGTGAGTTCGGCCCGCAGGGCGGTCACTGGGACTACATCAACTGGCGGGCCGACGACCTCGGTGCCGCCGGATACAGCGATGTCTGGATCCAGTCACCGAGTCAGACGGTCGCGCCGAGCAGTAACGGATACGATCCGCGCGATCATCTGAATTTCAACAACGCGCTCGGCAGCGAGGGCGAACTCCAGTCGATGATCGACGCGCTGAACTGGAACGGTGTCGGCACGATCGTCGACACGATCTACAACCACACCGGTCCCGAGGACCCGCAGGGAGGCACCTACCCGCACTTCCCGAACCGTGGATACTTCCACGAGCCCCAATCGATCGAGGAGGACCGTCTCCGCGGACAGCTCGCCGGTCTGTGGGCGCTTGATCACTGGGACGGTCGCGTGACCGATTTCATGTCAGTGTACACTGACGAACTCGCCGAATTGGGCGTCTCGGGGCTGCGACTCGACGCCGCCGTCCACATCCCACAGTGGTGGTTCGACAACGAAGCCAGCGACTGGTGGGACTGGCACGGTCTGTTCACGGTCGGCGAGATCTGGGACCCGCTGTGGCGTATCGAGGAGTATCTCAACGGCGCGATCGACACCGCCTTTGACTTCCAACTGCAGTCCCAACTCACCGATTCGTTCAGTTTCGGTGGTAGTCTCGACGATCTCCGATCGACCATCGAGAACGGCGACTGTCTACTCGGAAGCAACCCGGTCGGGGCGTGTACGTTCGTCGAGAACCACGACCTCAACGTCTACGGCGACGACCCCGGCGAGGTACCCGACGACTACGATCTCGCTCACGCGTTCATCCTCACCGCGCCCGGCTTCCCATTCGTCTACGAGAACCGCACGATCGACGGTGATGGGATCGACGATCCCTACGCCGACTGGCTTGCCAACCTGATCT
Above is a genomic segment from Natranaeroarchaeum aerophilus containing:
- a CDS encoding alpha-amylase domain-containing protein codes for the protein MTVPTAAFSGSATAGGSESVALQYFDYGEFGPQGGHWDYINWRADDLGAAGYSDVWIQSPSQTVAPSSNGYDPRDHLNFNNALGSEGELQSMIDALNWNGVGTIVDTIYNHTGPEDPQGGTYPHFPNRGYFHEPQSIEEDRLRGQLAGLWALDHWDGRVTDFMSVYTDELAELGVSGLRLDAAVHIPQWWFDNEASDWWDWHGLFTVGEIWDPLWRIEEYLNGAIDTAFDFQLQSQLTDSFSFGGSLDDLRSTIENGDCLLGSNPVGACTFVENHDLNVYGDDPGEVPDDYDLAHAFILTAPGFPFVYENRTIDGDGIDDPYADWLANLIWIKNNLAGGDMWFRYSDDDFLVHERQGNLVTGINKGGWTRSEWVYTEFRNQTLNDYTGTMGDVWVNGDGWCNIEVPTQDWVCYAP